ATTAAATGTCTTGCGTTGTAAATAACCTTAAAATCTGAAGGTCTCTCCGCCGGAGAAAAATAGAAAGACCGTTGAGTAGTTTGATAATTTCGTTCGTTGTAAGTTTTACATTCGATATAATTTGGTCTTCCCTTTCTGTCTATAACAAAAATATCAGGATAACCTACTGACTTTTTCTTGCCTTCTCTGGTTTCTGGTCTATCTGCCTTAAGCCCAATTTTATTTAGAGATTCTATCATAAATGGTTCAATATGATTCCCAACTTCATTTTCCCGCCTTGTAAATATTCCTTTTTGATTAGCATTTTTTGCAGCTATTTTTGTTGCTTTAATTAAATCTGTTAGCAATTGTCTATCATCGGGATTATTTTTATCAAAAGGAATTACTTTACAACCTGACATCGCTTTTATAGCAATTTTAAAAGGAATATTCTTAAGTGGTTTGAGAAATTGAGAAATAGCTTCCTCTAATTCTTTTATATATTTTTCTTGTTCCTTATCCATAATTAAAGTTTTTCAAATATTAAAATATTTTCTTTTTGCATTACATTATATAGACCAAAAATTATTTTATCTATATTTTTAACCAATCTAAAACCGATTTTTTGACAATAATCAATTGTAAATTCAACAGTTTTAATTTCTTCGCCCATGTAAGTAGCATTACCAATTACTATAGCGGCAAACCTTTTTGGTTTAAGAACCCGATGCATTTCTTCGTAACTCTTTTTCATATCCTGATTATATAAATTAATTCTTTCTTGACCACGACCCCTTACTCCAACAAACTTTTCTCTGATTTCCGATAGTTCATACCCTAATACTTTTAAAGCGTGGGCGTCATTTGATACATAGTCTAAAGCAATTGAATAAGGGGGTGAAGTGATTATTCCGTCGATACTATTATTTTCTAAAGGTAAATTTCGAGATTCGCCAATTTTGATATCAACCCACCCTAAGTTTAATTTTAATTCTCTGGTGATGTCTCTAAAATCTCTAACCGATTTAATCATTAACTCTATATTTTTATAAAATGATTGCTCAAAATTTCTTCCTCTTCTGGCATTATCACTCACTGCTACTAAATAAGCCATTTTGTAAAAATTTCTAACTTTTTCATCAACTAATGAATCAACCACTTGTAAGAATGATTTGCTTTCTTGATTAAAAAGATCGGTGTTAATTTTGTTTAGAATATTTTTTTTAATCTTTTCAATCTCATCTATAGCTTCTACACTTTCTGTTTTAACTTTGCTTTGTAATACGCACAAGGGTGAAATATCTATCCCGAGACAATTAATCCCCAATAATTGTGCTTCCACTGCTGTTGTGCCACTACCAATAAATGGATCAAGTACAATATCGCCCTCTTTTAACCCTATAATATTTAAAAGAACTCTTATCATTTGAGGGTGAAATTTCCCTTTGTATGGATAAATCCAGTGAGTTAAATATTGATTTACTGACCGAGTATTATTTTTTTGGATAATCCGGAAATAATCTGTATAATTTCCTGCAACCATCTTAAAGTAAGCTGTTCTTTTAATGATCTCATTTACATTTTCGATGCCCAAAAGTTTAAATTCCCTTAAACCGTTTGTTACTTGAAAATTGATATTCAAGGCTTCAAGTTCTAATTGAGCAAGAGCTAGTTCATATATGAACTGAACATTATCTAAAAGGATAAGAGTATTTTTTTTGCTGTTATCGTTCTTCTTATATGTCCAGGAAATGCTAATATCTTGAGCTCTATTAATCATCCTTTTACCTTTAAAATTTTTATTATCGTAAAATTCCATAATTTTGTTTTATTAAATCATGGACGCTTATGTCTAAAGCGTCAGCTATTTTTTTAACGGTTTCAATTCTGGGGTTTGGCGTTGCTCCAGATTCAATTTTTGTGATTGTATGTAAGGTAATGCCAGCAAGTTTTGATAACTTGTCTTGAGATATACCCAACTTTGTGCAGTATTTCTTAATATTCTTTGCGGTTATTAACTTTTCTTTTAACCTCGTAATATATCTTTACTATAATAATTGTACTGGCACTATTACCATTTGCTATTTTAGTATACGGAACTTATAATCAAATGTCAAACAAAGCCTGAGAGGGGTCCTTTTTTGTTACCTGCATAGGAAAAATGGGACAATAGGAATATCTATTTTGTCGGTACATTTATCTTTGCAAAATATAGCATCTAATTCCTTTGAAAAAATCAAAGACGGAAAAAATATAGAAAAAAGAGGACAGAGTAGTTCTAATAGAGCATTTTTATTCAAAAAAGGTCCGAGATTTTCCTAAAAATGATGAAAATTTCGTTATGGTCGGGGCGGCCGGATTTGAACCGGCGACCCCTTGGACCCAAACCAAGTGCGCTAGCCGGACTGCGCTACGCCCCGAAACGACAATATTATATCCCTTTTATCAGAAAAATAGCAATTTCCTATATCAGACCTGATTAAACTTATCGAATTTGTCCAAACTATCTATATTCCCCTCAAATTTATTTGCATTTCACCTCCTTTTTTTGACATAACATTTTTATTGATTAAACAGGGAGAAGCAAATATGAAAACAAACGCAATCCTTTTTTTAACGATTATCCTTTTGACCCCTCTTTGTTTTGCCCAGGTTGTTTTTGAGGAAGCCTTCGAACAGGGGACAAATGCCCCTGATGGCTGGCAGACAAAGGTATGGCAGGGCAAAGGTGAATTTCAATATCCCGTTACAGGAAAAAATGGTAATGCAGTTCAAATTTCTTCCTCCGAAGGTGGCGATTTATCCTGGTTCAAAGAGGTAGATGTTAGCCCATTTGCTCAATACAAACTCTCCGGATGGATTAAAACGGATAATATTCAATTAGAAAATGGGGCAGGAGCATTGCTAAATATTCATGGAATTGATGGTGCTCGCACAGAAGCATTGTTTGGCACAAATGATTGGAAATATGTTGAAACTACCTTTTTTGTCAGTTCAAAAACACGAATTATGGTGAATTGTCTTT
This is a stretch of genomic DNA from Candidatus Hydrogenedens sp.. It encodes these proteins:
- a CDS encoding DNA methyltransferase, whose product is MINRAQDISISWTYKKNDNSKKNTLILLDNVQFIYELALAQLELEALNINFQVTNGLREFKLLGIENVNEIIKRTAYFKMVAGNYTDYFRIIQKNNTRSVNQYLTHWIYPYKGKFHPQMIRVLLNIIGLKEGDIVLDPFIGSGTTAVEAQLLGINCLGIDISPLCVLQSKVKTESVEAIDEIEKIKKNILNKINTDLFNQESKSFLQVVDSLVDEKVRNFYKMAYLVAVSDNARRGRNFEQSFYKNIELMIKSVRDFRDITRELKLNLGWVDIKIGESRNLPLENNSIDGIITSPPYSIALDYVSNDAHALKVLGYELSEIREKFVGVRGRGQERINLYNQDMKKSYEEMHRVLKPKRFAAIVIGNATYMGEEIKTVEFTIDYCQKIGFRLVKNIDKIIFGLYNVMQKENILIFEKL